The following proteins are co-located in the Palaemon carinicauda isolate YSFRI2023 chromosome 30, ASM3689809v2, whole genome shotgun sequence genome:
- the LOC137623388 gene encoding uncharacterized protein — protein sequence MQMTGKVDKNNPLFNIKRIDCALLPPSRPALEKQLQRAHFVTVVWSHADQASPDQGLSPTDYGWSTNGELLQPMWFDGPAVPDTLFTPPDSTALESDSDETIIQVDSDEDMLDEADGISELSDSDLSDNEIWSEDSDDSESDPEDDC from the exons ATGCAAATGACCGGCAAAGTAGATAAG aataacCCCCTATTTAATATCAAGCGGATTGACTGTGCACTGCTACCACCATCACGTCCAGCCCTAGAGAAACAACTGCAGAGGGCTCATTTTGTCACAGTGGTATGGAGCCATGCCGATCAAGCTTCTCCTGATCAAGGCCTGTCACCGACTGACTATGGTTGGTCAACCAACGGGGAATTATTGCAGCCAATGTGGTTTGATGGACCTGCTGTTCCAGACACTTTGTTTACCCCTCCAGACAGCACTGCATTAGAAAGTGATAGTGATGAAACAATCATTCAAGTTGATTCAGATGAGGATATGCTTGATGAAGCTGATGGCATATCTGAACTAAGTGATTCCGATCTTTCAGATAATGAAATTTGGAGTGAGGACTCGGATGATTCAGAGTCAGATCCTGAGGATGACTGTTAA